Part of the bacterium genome, GAGGATCTGGTCTCCGCCCTGGACCACGCCGATGCGATCGCCGGATTGGAAATCCCGCGCGGCTTCGCCGACGATCTCGCCTCTGGGACTGCGCAGGTGCAGCTGCTCTTCGATGGCTCCAACTCGAACATGGCGACCATCGCGCGCGGCTACGCCGAGCGTATCGTTGGCCAGTTTGTCCGGCGGCAGAGCCCGGAGACCGCGCCGCCGGCGATCGATCTGCGCACCCGCGCCTGGTTCAATCCCGATCTGGAAAGCCGCGACTACAACGTGCCGGGTGTGGTGGCCTTGATCATTCTTTTGGTCGGAATGCTTCTGACCTCGCTGGCGGTGGTGCGCGAACGCGAAATCGGCACCCTCGAACAATTGATGGTCAGTCCGCTCACCTCGATGGAGCTGATTATCGGCAAGACCATTCCGTTTGCCATCATCGGCCTGATTGATCTGGGACTGGTCTCGACCGTCGCCGTCCTCTGGTTTGGGATTCCGTTTAACGGCAACCCCGTCCTGCTGGTCGTCGGCTGCATGGTCTATCTCCTCCCGACACTGGGTATGGGGCTTCTGATTTCCACCGTCTCCACGACCCAGCAGGAAGCGTTCATGCTCAGTTTCCTGGTTCTGATGCCGGTCATTCTGCTGTCGGGTTTTATGTTTCCGGTCAGCAGCATGCCGGAGATCTTTCAGCAGATGACGCTGCTGAATCCGGTGCGCCATTTCCTCGAGATCATCCGCGGCATCTTCCTCAAAGGCGCCGGGATTTCGGTGCTCTGGCCGCAGTTGCTCTGGCTGGCGGGGATGGGCATCGCGGCCATGGCCTTGGCCGCCTCGCGCTTCCGGAAGACCGCGCGGTAGGGCTACTTCCTCACCGCTTGAGACCTGGTCCTTGATCGTGTCAGCCCGAGCCGCCGCAGGCGGTGAGGGATCTGCTTTTTTGCCGGCGGACAACAACAGAAGCCTCGCTCTGCATGACACTCCCAGGCACAGGGACTCCGCAAAGAAAATCCCCCGCCGCGTGGCCGCGGCGGGGGATTCTGACAACATGATCCGATCGTGGGGCTACTTCAAAAGCAACATCTTCTTCGTTTCGACCCGATCGCCCAACTGCAGGCGATAGAAGTAAATTCCGCTGGCAAGCATGTTGCCGTGCGCGTCGGTGCCCGTCCAAGTCACCCGGTAGGTGCCGGGGGCCTGGAATTCGCTGACGAGGGTGGCCACACGCTGGCCGAGGACGTTGTACACCGCCAGATCGACCTGACCGTCGCGCGCCAGCGAGTAGGCGATCACTGTCGCGGCGTTGAACGGGTTCGGGTAGTTCTGGTCAAGCGTGTACTCCGACGGCACCGCTTTGGCGAGACTGCCGGCGCTCGACGTGGCCCCGGCCGGGAGCGTTTCGCCGCAGAAAACCAGGAAGCGGCACTCGTCGAAACCGCGGTTGATCGCGTCAACCGCGTAGTTGATGGTCGACAGCGTCGCTCCCCCCGTCGGCCAGGCCGCGAGCGCGCGATTGGCCAACTCGAGCAGGCCGGCCACGGTCTGCGGCAGGCCCAGGGCGTCGAGCGCATCGAGCACCGACTGCGGGATGTAGAAGATCGCCACCGGATCGTCAGGAGTGCCCAGCGCGCTGTCCGGACCCGGATTGAGGACATCGTCATCGGTGCCCATCAGTCCATCGGGACCCGGGAGCGCATCGTGCGTCACAAACACCGGGCACAGGCCGAAGGTGCCCAGCTCGGCGTCCAGACGCGTGTTCAGCGCCAGCGTGATGGTCTGGCCCAGCAGGATGTTGCGGAACTTGCCGTTCTTGAGCGGCAATGCAACCGGCGTCTGGCAGGTGGCCGAATTGATCGCCGCATTGCCCAGTGCGGTCACGAAGGTGTCCGCCGGCCCGCCCGCGGGCAGACGCTCGATGATGCACAGATAGTCGGTCTGGTCAAAGGTCACCGAACGGCCCGGTTTGCCGATGACCAGCGGGCTGGACAGAAGGTTGAAGATGAGGTCGGTACGAACCACGCCGTTGAACTTGCCCTTGGCGTTGCC contains:
- a CDS encoding ABC transporter permease, coding for MRRDRWVRLRELVRKEFLQIRRDPRLMRIILIAPIFQLIVFGYAVSTDVRRTALFVVDLDNTQSSRALTEAFTSSEYFRVAGASSRPEDLVSALDHADAIAGLEIPRGFADDLASGTAQVQLLFDGSNSNMATIARGYAERIVGQFVRRQSPETAPPAIDLRTRAWFNPDLESRDYNVPGVVALIILLVGMLLTSLAVVREREIGTLEQLMVSPLTSMELIIGKTIPFAIIGLIDLGLVSTVAVLWFGIPFNGNPVLLVVGCMVYLLPTLGMGLLISTVSTTQQEAFMLSFLVLMPVILLSGFMFPVSSMPEIFQQMTLLNPVRHFLEIIRGIFLKGAGISVLWPQLLWLAGMGIAAMALAASRFRKTAR